A stretch of the Arvicola amphibius chromosome 8, mArvAmp1.2, whole genome shotgun sequence genome encodes the following:
- the Capn10 gene encoding calpain-10, which translates to MRAVRAETPARELFRDAAFPASDSSLFFNLSTPLAQFREDITWRRPQEICATPQLFPDNPWEGQVKQGLLGDCWFLCACAALQKSQHLLDQVFPPGQPSWSDQKYRGFFTCRIWQFGHWEEVTIDDRLPCLAGRLCFSRCQREDVFWLPLLEKAYAKVHGSYEHLWAGQVADALVDLTGSLAERWSLKDIVGASGQQDRASSGEQRTCRQLLRLKDQCLISCSVLSPRAGARELGEYHAFIISDLRELWSRTGQGILLLRIHNPWGRRCWQGLWREGGEGWNQVEPAEASEMLAQLQEGEFWVEEEEFLREFDEVTVGYPVTEAGHLQSLYTEKVLCHTRALPGAWVIGQSAGGCRNNSCFPCNPKFWLRLLEPSEVCVAVLQRPRRCLVGQTRALVGAGPAPVALPGKDYQAVGLHIWKVEKRKVSLPRVLSSPPVAGTACHAYDREVHLRCELSPGYYLAVPSTFLKDVSGQFLLRVFSTGRISLSAVRLATKAASPGTALPAGEWETVQLRGCWRAGQTAGGSRNFASYPCNPCLPFSVPEGSGPRYIRITLHQHCRLSDSQLHPIGFHIFQVPADGENQSACSLLLQEPLLSCVPHRYAQEVSRLCLLSVGTYRVVPSTYLPDTEGTFTVTIATRIDRQSIHSQEMLGQLLQEVSFMAVMKA; encoded by the exons ATGCGGGCGGTGCGGGCCGAGACGCCGGCGCGGGAGCTCTTCCGGGACGCCGCATTCCCCGCCTCGGACTCCTCGCTCTTTTTCAACTTGTCCACGCCTCTGGCCCAGTTTCGGGAGGACATCACTTGGAGACGGCCCCAG GAAATTTGTGCCACACCTCAGCTGTTTCCAGATAACCCATGGGAAGGACAGGTGAAGCAAGGGCTGTTGGGGGATTGCTGGTTCCTGTGTGCCTGTGCTGCCCTGCAGAAGAGTCAACACCTCCTGGACCAG GTTTTCCCTCCGGGACAGCCAAGCTGGTCTGACCAGAAGTATCGAGGTTTCTTCACCTGTCGAATTTGGCAGTTTGGACACTGGGAGGAGGTGACCATAGATGACCGTCTGCCTTGCCTTGCTGGGAGACTCTGCTTCTCCCGGTGCCAGAGAGAGGATGTTTTCTGGCTTCCCTTACTGGAAAAGGCCTATGCTAA GGTCCATGGATCCTATGAGCACCTGTGGGCAGGGCAGGTGGCAGATGCCCTGGTGGATCTCACTGGAAGCCTGGCAGAAAGGTGGAGCCTGAAAGACATAGTGGGAGCCAGTGGTCAGCAGGACAGAGCCAGCAGCGGAGAGCAAAGGACTTGTCGGCAGCTGCTCCGCCTGAAGGACCAGTGTCTGATCAGCTGCTCTGTGCTCAGTCCCAGAGCAG GTGCCAGGGAGCTCGGGGAGTACCATGCCTTCATCATCTCAGATCTGAGGGAGCTGTGGAGTCGGACTGGCCAGGGTATCCTCCTGTTGCGAATTCACAACCCTTGGGGCCGACGTTGTTGGCAGGGCCTCTGGAGAGAGGG GGGTGAAGGGTGGAACCAGGTAGAGCCAGCGGAGGCGTCTGAGATGCTGGCACAACTCCAAGAAGGAGAATTctgggtggaggaagaggagttcCTCAGGGAATTTGACGAGGTCACCGTTGGCTACCCCGTCACAGAGGCTGGCCACCTACAGAGTCTCTACACAG AGAAGGTGCTGTGTCACACACGGGCACTGCCTGGCGCCTGGGTCATAGGGCAGTCAGCTGGAGGCTGCCGGAACAACAGTTGCTTTCCCTGCAACCCCAAGTTCTGGTTACGGCTCTTGGAACCCAGTGAGGTGTGTGTGGCTGTCCTTCAGAGACCCCGGAGGTGCTTAGTGGGCCAGACCCGGGCACTGGTGGGTGCCGGTCCTGCGCCAGTGGCTCTCCCCGGCAAGGACTACCAGGCTGTGGGCCTGCACATCTGGAAG GTAGAGAAGCGGAAGGTCAGCCTGCCCAGAGTCCTGTCTTCACCCCCGGTAGCTGGTACTGCATGCCATGCCTATGACCGTGAGGTCCACTTGCGCTGTGAGCTCTCCCCAGGCTACTACCTGGCCGTCCCTAGCACCTTCTTGAAGGATGTGTCAGGGCAGTTCCTGCTGCGAGTCTTCTCCACTGGAAGAATCTCCCTCAG TGCTGTCAGGCTGGCCACCAAGGCTGCATCACCTGGAACAGCCCTGCCTGCAGGCGAGTGGGAGACTGTGCAGCTGCGGGGCTGCTGGAGAGCTGGACAGACAGCCGGGGGCAGCAGGAACTTTGCCTCTTACCCCTGCAACCCCTGCCTCCCCTTCTCCGTCCCTGAGGGTTCTGGTCCCCGCTACATCCGCATCACCCTACACCAACACTGCCGACTCAGTGACAGCCAGCTTCACCCCATTGGTTTCCACATCTTTCAG GTTCCAGCAGATGGTGAGAACCAGAGTGCATGTTCCCTGCTGCTTCAGGAGCCATTGCTAAGCTGTGTACCTCATCGCTATGCCCAGGAAGTgagccgcctctgcctcctgtcagTGGGGACCTACAGGGTTGTGCCCTCCACCTACCTGCCAGATACAGAGGGTACCTTCACAGTGACCATAGCAACCAGAATAGACAG GCAGTCCATTCACAGCCAGGAGATGCTGGGCCAGCTACTCCAGGAG GTCTCCTTCATGGCAGTGATGAAAGCCTGA